The sequence CGACACGTGGGAGGAAGCCGAGACAGCCGAAGATCTCTTCCCCAGCGACACGTGGGAGGAAGCCGAGACAGCCGAAGATCTCTTCCCCGGCGACACGTGGGAGGAGGCCGAAACTGCCGAGGACCTCTTTCCCGGTGACACGTGGGAGGAGGCGTACCCCGGTGACATGTGGGATACCGTCACCTACGAAGCCGAGACGCCCCACTTCTCGGCGTTCGCCCTCGCCGCAGATCGCCCTGGTCTCGAGGTGGACGCACCGTCGATCTCGCCCACAGAGCCGTCGGCCGGCGAGGAGCTAACGATCGAAACGACGGTCACAAACGACCGCAGCACACCCGACGAGATCGACCTCCTCCTCGAGGTCGACGGGACGGTCGTGACGACGAAGACCGTCTCTCTCGAGCCGGATGAGAAACGCCTCGTCACGTTCACGCACACGTTCGACGAACCCGGCGTGTTCGACGTTCGCGTCGGCGACCTCGAGGTCGGTACGGTGACGGTCGACGCCGAGACGGACGAGGACGGGACTGGCGACGACGCGGCCGACGAGGGTGGAGCCGCCGAAGACGGAACCGATGGCGTCCCCGGATTCGGCGTTCTCGTAACCGTCGCCGTGATGCTCGTCGTCGCGACGCTGTTCGCTGCCGTGACGCGCTCGACCCGTCCCCGACCGTAGCGAATCGGATCACCGTCGGTCACACACGACGGCGACCGGTCGGCTCGAGGCGGTGGCCTCGACCATTTCTCCCGAAAACTCCGAGACTACTCCCTACCACAGCCACGTCTCCGCTACCCGCCGGTAGGTCTCGGAACAGCGCTCGAGCACCGCCACCGACACACTTTCGTCCGCCGTGTGGGCTTCGCCGGGCTCTGCGGGACCGCAGATAACGCACTCGGTGCCGGCCTCGGAAAGCCAGCCGGCGTCGGTCGCGTGCGGCTTGGTCACGAGTTCCGGCGTCTCCGCCTGGGCGGCGTCGGCGGCCTCGAGCACCGTCTCGGCGAACGCGTCGTCGCCACACCGCATCGGCGGGACGTCCTGGTCGACGCGCACGGAGACGCCCTCGACGTCCTCGACGCGCTCGAGCGGCGCGCGTTCGCCCGGAACCGTCCGCTCGTCGATCGTCACCGTACACTGGTCGGGAACGACGTTCATCGCGGTCCCGCCTTCGATTTCGGTGACCGTCAGGCTCCCCTCGAGTGCTTCCCCCGCGATCTCGACGCCCGGCGGTGATTCGGCGAGGTTCCGGACGATCGAGACGGCCTCCGTGGCCCGGTAGATGGCGTTTTCGCCCTCGCCGATCTCGCTCGCGTGGGCGGCGCTTCCGGTCGCCTCGATCGTACTCCCGCGGCGACCCTTGTGGGCGACGGCGACGTCGGTCGTTCCGGGGCTCGAGTAACCGGTCGAGCCCTCGCCGACGATGGCGTAGTCGGGCGCGAAGCCCTCCTCGATGGCGTGCCGTGCGCCGACGCCGCCGACTTCCTCGCCGACGAAGCTGGCGAAGACGAGTTCACCCGCCGGGTCGCCGTCGCCGGACGGCTCTGGACTGCTCGAGGTGCCGGGAACCTCGCTGTCGCGGAACGCGAGCATGGCCGCGGCGACTGCGCCTTTCATGTCTGCCGTCCCGCGGCCGTAGAGACGGCCGTCGCGTTCCTCGACGACGTACTCGCCGTCGTCGTCGATCCGCACCTGCTCGTCGGTGGGTTCGACGACGTCGTGGTGACCCACGAGTGCGAGCGACGGGTCGCCCGCTCCCCGGCGAGCGATGACGTTGCCGACGTCGTCCCGTCGGACCGTCGCGTTCGTCTCCGCGCGGAGCCACTCCTCGATGGCGTCGCCGACTGCCGTCTCGTCGTCGTGGCTCGGAATCGACGCGAGATCGCGCGTCAGCGCTACGAGTTCACTGCTCATACCCGCGACGACGCACTCGAGGGGAAAGAGCGTTTACCGCTCGAGGTTCTCCACCGGGCCGGCGTACATCGCGGAGACGTCTTCGTCGTCGGTGAGCCGCGAGACCGTTTCGTCGACGGCTGCGAGACTGGCGGTCTGTTCCTGACTGGCGGCGGCGACCGACTCGGCGGCGGCAGCGACGCGATCGGCGGTATCGGCGATTTCGTCGACGGTGTTGGCAGCCCGTTCGACGTTCCGGGCCTGCTGGTCGGTCGCCGTCGCCACGTCCTCGACGCTCGCGGCCGTTTCGCTCGCCGCCTCGTGGATCGTCTCGAGCGAGCCGATCGTCTCGCGCACTCGGTCGGTTCCCTGGTCGACCCGCTCGGCAGCGTCTTCGGTGGCGGCTGCGGCCTCGTCGGCCTCCTCTCGAACGGCCGTCACGGCCGCCTCGATCGCCTCGACGTCGGTGCGCGTCTGGGCGGCGAACGACTCGACCTCGTCGGCGATGACGGCCATCGGACCGGCCCCCTCGCCGGTCGACCGGCTGGCCTCGATCTTTGCGTTCTTCGCGAGGATCGACGTCCGTTCGGTGACGTCCTCGAGTCGCTCGAGTGCTGCGTCGATCTCGTCGGTTCGGGCCTCGAGTCTGGCTGCTGCCTCTGCAGCCCGGTCGGTCGCGGCCTCGATCGCTGCGAGTTCGGAGACGGTCTCGTCGGCCGAATCGACGCCCGCGGCCGCCAGTCGCTCGGTTCGCGTACTCTCCTGGTGGACCTCTGTGGCAGCACTGGCGATCTCTTCGACGGCGGCGCTCACCTCGGCCAGTTCCGCCGCCACGTCGTCGACGGCGACTGCCTGCGTCGAGGTGTGATCGCTGATCGCTTCCGCTCGCCCGGCGACGACCTGACTCGCCTCGTGGAGTTCTCCGATCGGTCCCTGCACGTCGGTCTCGACGTCTTTTGCCAGTCGCTGCTGGCGCTCGATCGCCCGCTCGAGTCGCTGGGCGTAGGCGTCGACGTAAGTGTCGGCGGCGACCTGCATGTCGAGGTTGACGATCCGCAACAGCGCGAGGACGTCCATCATTCCGTCGTCGATCGCCTCCCGGATGGTCGCCTCGAACCCGGCCTCGAGCCCGTCCTGTTCCGTCTCGCCACCGAACCCGAGCGCGCTGGCCAGTCCACCGAGTCCGCCCGCGTCGTCCTGTTCGGCGGCCCACTCTTCGACGGCGTCGACGACCTGCTGCTGAATCCGCTCGTTCAACTGCTCGAGCAGCAGGTCGTAGTAGACGCCGTACTGCCCGAGGTAGTGTTTCAGCGGCATGTCGAGCAGTTCGTGAAGTTTGCCGATCCGGGCGCGCTGTTCGAAGTACCGCCGGTCGTATTCGCCGCCTGCGAGCGAGACGAGATAGTCTCGCTGGGTCTCCTTGAGTGCCTCGACGCCCTTCGGCGAACGGCCGACGATTTCCCGAGCGGAGTCGTGGGCCAGCAGGTTGTCGTAGAAGTCGTCGGCGATCCGGTCGCTGTTCGCCCGGAGAAGCGGCTCGAGGTCGGCCAGCCGTTCGGCGTCGGTTTCGTCGAAGCCGACGAACTCCTTTCGCCAGGCAATCTCATCGTCGTCGAGTCCGACGTTTTCGACCAGCTGCGCGACGTCGACGTATTCGTTCAGTCCACCGCGTCCAAACGTCTCCTCCGGGTCCATACCGGACGCTCTCGCTTTCGTTCCTAAAACGAATCGGAAAATTCTCGGCGGACAGGATTCCTTCGAAACTCCACCGTTCCCGTCACGGTATCGTGGTGGGGGTTCACAGGGGTCGTACAAGAGTGCCGTTCGATCGTCTCCCGCACCCTTTTACGCGCTGGCTCCGAATTTACCGACATGAACGTCGTGCCGGATACGAGCGTGGTCATCGACGGTCGCGTCTCGACGGCGATCGAAGACGGGCAGTTCGAGGGAGCGACGATTTCGGTACCGGAGGCCGTGGTCGCAGAACTCGAGGCGCAGGCCAACGACGGCATCGAGACCGGATGGGACGGCCTGGAGGAGCTGAAACGGCTCGCCGACCTGGCCGACGACGGGGCGATCGACCTCGAGTACGTCGGGGATCGTCCCAGCGCGATCGAACGCGGTCACGCTTCCGAGGGCGAGATCGACGCCGTGATTCGCGACCTCGCGGAGGAACTGGGAGCCACGTTCGTCACGAGCGACGTCGTCCAGGCCGAAGTCGCCGAGGCCAAGGGTCTCGAGGTCGAGCACGTCTCGCCGGAGACTCGTGAAGTGGGCACGCTCTCCGTCGAGGGCTACTTCGACGAGAGTACGATGAGCGTCCACCTCAAGACGGGCGCAGTGCCGATGGCAAAGCGGGGCGCTCTCGGCGACATGCACTACGAGCCGATCGCCGACGAGCCACTCGACGAGGGGACGATGGACGAGTACGCCCGCGAGGTCGTCGACGGCGCGAAGGAGTCCGCCGAGGGGTTCATCGAACTCTCCGAGCCGGGCATGAAGATCGTCCAGTTCCGGGACTACCGGATCGCGATCGGCCGCCCACCGTTCGCCGACGGCATCGAGATTACGGCCGTTCGACCCATCGCCCAGACCGACCTCGAGGACTACGAGAACGCCGACGAGTTGAAAGAGCGGCTGCTCGAGCGCCAGCGCGGCGTCCTGATCTCGGGGTCGCCCGGGGCGGGGAAGTCGACGTTCGCGCAGGCGGTCGCCCGTTTCATCTCCGAGCACGACTACGCAGTCAAGACGATGGAGAAACCGCGAGACCTCCAGGTCGGCCCCGAGATCACCCAGTACACCGAACTCGGCGGCGAGATGGCCAAGACCGCCGACGCCCTGCTGATGGTCCGGCCCGACTACACCATCTACGACGAGGTCAGGAAGACCGACGACTTCGAGGTCTTCGCGGACATGCGTCTGGCAGGCGTCGGGATGATCGGCGTCGTCCACGCCACGCGACCGATCGACGCCCTCCAGCGCCTCGTCGGCCGGGTCGAACTCGGGATGATCCCGCAGGTCGTCGACACCGTCGTCTACGTCGACGCCGGTGAGGTCCACACCGTCTACGACGTCCGGACGGAGGTCAAGGTCCCCGCTGGCCTCACCGAGGAAGACCTCGCCCGCCCCGTCATCCAGGTCACGAACTTCGAGACCGGCGAACCCGAGTACGAGATCTACACGTTCAACCGCCAGGTCGTCACCGTCCCCCTCAAAGACGAAGAGGGCGGCCCCGCCCAGGAATCCGGCGTCGACCGCATCGCCAAACAGGAGATCGAACGCGAGATCCGCTCGATCGCCCGCGGCTACGTCGACGTCGAACTCAAGAGCCAGGACAGGGCCGTCGTCTACGTCGAACAGGACGACATCTCGAGTGTCATCGGCAAAGGCGGCGGTCGGATCACCGACGTCGAGAACCGCCTCGGAATCGATATCGACGTCCGAACCCACGACGAGAACCCACACCACGGCACGAGTGCCGGCGGTGCGAGCGCCAACGGCGGTGGAGGCGGTGGCGGTGCTGGCTCACAGGCGGGCCAGATGGTCACGCCCGAAGTCACCTCGAGACACATCGTCATCCCGGTCGACGGGAACCACGGCGAGACCGTCGAGGTCCAGGCCGGCGGCGAGTACCTCTTCACCGCCACCGTGAGCCGCGGCGGCGAGATTCAGGTCTCGAGGGGCAGTGCGATCGCGGACGAACTCGAGTCGGCGATCGATCGGAAGCGGCCGATTACGGTCGTGCCGTCCTCGTAAACTGTACCGCGAGCGACCGTCGGGAGCGAGCGGCTTTTTAGCGTAGATTTTTCGAGGAGTGGTGAGCGACCATTGAGAGCGAACCCGACGAGAAAAAGGTACGTGTGCGAGATTCAGGTCTCGAGGGGCAGTGCGATCGCGGACGAACTCGAGTCGGCGATCGATCGGAAGCGGCCGATTACGGTCGTGCCGTCCTCGTAAACTGTTTCGGGAGCGACGCGCGATTCGACACGACTGCGGAGGTGAGATCCGCGAATCCGAACGGGGAGTGAGTGATCCGTGAGCGCACCGAGTCAGTCCGAATCGTGGTCAGCCACCGTTGCGGAGCCCTTCTCCGGGACCGATCTCGTCCCATCCGCGGTCCGCCGCTTCGGATGCGTCCCCCGGTGACTCCTCATCTGTCTCACCGATGACGTCGTTTTCGGTTACCTCGAGTTCGCCACCGTCGCCGCTGTCGGTGGGCTGACCCGGTTCCGTCTCCGCTCCCGACTCCGTTTCAGGTTCTGACTCCGGGCCCGTGCTCTCGTCCGCACCCGCGTCTCGATCTGGCTCCTGATCGGTGCCCTCGACTGCGTCTCGTTCGGCTTCTTCGATCACTTCCTCGTCGGGATCGACGGCGTCTTCCGTCTCGTCGTCCTCGATCGCCTGTTCGTCTGGATCGTCGACGACGTCGTCGCCGACCTCGGCCTCGCCAGCGCGTTCCTCGAGGTCGGCCTCGAGTTCGCTGGCACCGGCGAGTAGCTGGCCTGGCGTCGCCACCTGCAACAGGCCCTGTGTCACCAGCTCGTCGATCCGGGAGACGAGGTCCTCGAGCGCCTCGCGATCGTCCTCGCTGTCGAACGTGGTAAACGCGATCGACGTGAAGCCGCCGCGGGCGGCGGTCCACTCGAGGAGCTCGACGGCCTGGTCCGGGCTGGGGTCGGTGACGACCGCACAGCGATGCGGGTCGGCGGGATACCCCTGTGAGATCCCCCACCCCGAAAACGCCAGATCGTAGTGCTCGCGAACCGCCTCGTAGGAGTCAGCAGAGTACCGTGAGCCCGGAACCGCGAGGAACCGGGCGCCATCGTCGAAGCCGCGGTCGGTGAGCCACTCGATAGGACCGACGATATTCTGCTCCATGACCTCGCCAGCGCCGCTGATCGTGGTTCCGCGGGCGCCGTAACTTCCGATCGTCCACCCGGCCGACGAGAGAGTCTCGAGCTGGTCGAGCGTCAGTCGGTCGTCGTCGGTCTCCTCGCTTCCTGTCTCCCGAATTCGGTCGGTTGGCACGAACGCTGTCGCGGGGATATCGGTCTCGGCGTCGTCGACGATCTGGGCGGCTGCCATGTGGGACTCGTAGCCGCCGTGGAACTGGAGGAGGACGGTTCCCGTCCCGACGGTCGGCACGAAATAGAAGTCGTCGATCCAGAGTTGCCCCTCCCCGAACCAGCTGACGATCTGCAGTGTGACGACGTCCGTGAGGTCCGGCTCGCCGCTGACGCGGGTCAGCCCGAAGTTGTCGCGAACGAACGGCATCCCCTCCCTGACCTGTCGGCTGAACTCGACGTAGTGGCCGTCGCTGTCTTGCAACTGGATGCGAACCCTCGCTGACCGGTCGGCAGCCACCGCGAGACCTGGTGCGACGCCCCGGACGTCGATCGGTTCGTCCAGTTCCCGACGGACGCGAACCTGCCCGTCTTCCTCGCTCGACTCGAGGAGTGCAGACTGCGTTCCCGTAGCGACGTAGTCGGTCGCCGCCGAAATCGACCCGATGTCCTGGTAGGCACGCCACGACTCGAGGGATTCGAAGTCGTCGAACGTTCCGACGAGGTCGGTGGGTCCCAGGGGATCCCCGTTCCCGGCCTCGTCGTCAGCGTCGCCACCGCCGTCGTCGGTGTCGTCTCCGTCTTCGGCCAGTTGATACGAAATCGGCACGCCTGCCATCGATGCCATCGTCGACAGATACGCTCGGCGCTCCATGCTCGAGGGGAGTCCACACGTGATCGGATGACTGGGCTGCCGGCAGTGACAGGGCGTTTTTCAGGGACCACGACGCCGTCTTCGTATTGTTTTCCTGTCACGAAAACGGGGTCGATGACACCCGACTGGTCCCGCTACCGACGGCTCGACTGCGTCTCGAATCGTCGGGTTTCCCGCGAAAAATCCTCCACTGCGCAGTCGTCTCGAGTCGACGTACCGACGAATCCCCGGTCTCTCGACGTGGCGGCTGGGAGTCGAGTATCGACGTGCGTGTTTCGTTTCGGATCGTTTCGAGGGTGACTATGTGCGCCTACCGGGACCGCTACGGCGACCGTACCGGGAGTACGCCCGGCCTATCGATGTGGCCGATGCGTTCTGCGGGAACTACAGCAACTGATCCCGACCGAACCGTCCGATCACTCCTCGTACTCGCGACGGTCCTGAAACCGCCGCGCGACCAGCACGAACAGCCCCGAGAGCGCGAGATATAGCTGCCAGCCGCTCTCGGCGATCGGCACCAGAAGCGGATCGTCGGGCTCCGGTTCCGGCGAGAGTTCGACGGGATTGGCCACGTGGGTGTCCGCCGTCGTCCCGACTGCCCCGACGTCCCGGGTCGTTTCTCCCGTCGTCGGGTCGGTCTGGAACTCCACGAACGTCTGGACGATCCCGTCGGCACTCGAGAGGTACAGTTTCCCCTCGAGTCGGACGAACGTATCGTAGAGGGGGTAGAACGCGTTGATCCCCTCGAGGTGGGCGTAATCGAGCAGGACGTGGGCGAACAGGTGGACGAAGAGTGCGACCCACGCGACGCGAACGCCCCACGCGCCCCAGCGACGACGAATCCAGCTTCGCTCTCGAGCGCGCAGGCGGGTGTCCCAGGTGAGCCAGACCCCTGCTACGATGGGGATAGTGAGGTTGTGCAACACGGCGCGGTGGGCACCGTCGATCCACGGGCCGAGGAGCGTGTCGGCTTCGGGAAGGACGACGATCACGAGCAAGACTGCCAGTGCGCGTCGGTCGAACGCTCCCTTCAGGAGGCCAGCAGCGAGCAGGAGGGCGAATCCGGCGTGGACGATCGTCGACGGCATTACCGATCACGCTCCTCCCAGCCTCGAACCGCGAGCGCGACCGCAGCCGCGCACACGACGATCAGTTGCCAGCCCGT is a genomic window of Natrarchaeobaculum aegyptiacum containing:
- a CDS encoding PINc/VapC family ATPase — encoded protein: MNVVPDTSVVIDGRVSTAIEDGQFEGATISVPEAVVAELEAQANDGIETGWDGLEELKRLADLADDGAIDLEYVGDRPSAIERGHASEGEIDAVIRDLAEELGATFVTSDVVQAEVAEAKGLEVEHVSPETREVGTLSVEGYFDESTMSVHLKTGAVPMAKRGALGDMHYEPIADEPLDEGTMDEYAREVVDGAKESAEGFIELSEPGMKIVQFRDYRIAIGRPPFADGIEITAVRPIAQTDLEDYENADELKERLLERQRGVLISGSPGAGKSTFAQAVARFISEHDYAVKTMEKPRDLQVGPEITQYTELGGEMAKTADALLMVRPDYTIYDEVRKTDDFEVFADMRLAGVGMIGVVHATRPIDALQRLVGRVELGMIPQVVDTVVYVDAGEVHTVYDVRTEVKVPAGLTEEDLARPVIQVTNFETGEPEYEIYTFNRQVVTVPLKDEEGGPAQESGVDRIAKQEIEREIRSIARGYVDVELKSQDRAVVYVEQDDISSVIGKGGGRITDVENRLGIDIDVRTHDENPHHGTSAGGASANGGGGGGGAGSQAGQMVTPEVTSRHIVIPVDGNHGETVEVQAGGEYLFTATVSRGGEIQVSRGSAIADELESAIDRKRPITVVPSS
- a CDS encoding polysaccharide deacetylase, translated to MERRAYLSTMASMAGVPISYQLAEDGDDTDDGGGDADDEAGNGDPLGPTDLVGTFDDFESLESWRAYQDIGSISAATDYVATGTQSALLESSEEDGQVRVRRELDEPIDVRGVAPGLAVAADRSARVRIQLQDSDGHYVEFSRQVREGMPFVRDNFGLTRVSGEPDLTDVVTLQIVSWFGEGQLWIDDFYFVPTVGTGTVLLQFHGGYESHMAAAQIVDDAETDIPATAFVPTDRIRETGSEETDDDRLTLDQLETLSSAGWTIGSYGARGTTISGAGEVMEQNIVGPIEWLTDRGFDDGARFLAVPGSRYSADSYEAVREHYDLAFSGWGISQGYPADPHRCAVVTDPSPDQAVELLEWTAARGGFTSIAFTTFDSEDDREALEDLVSRIDELVTQGLLQVATPGQLLAGASELEADLEERAGEAEVGDDVVDDPDEQAIEDDETEDAVDPDEEVIEEAERDAVEGTDQEPDRDAGADESTGPESEPETESGAETEPGQPTDSGDGGELEVTENDVIGETDEESPGDASEAADRGWDEIGPGEGLRNGG
- a CDS encoding M20 family metallopeptidase, giving the protein MSSELVALTRDLASIPSHDDETAVGDAIEEWLRAETNATVRRDDVGNVIARRGAGDPSLALVGHHDVVEPTDEQVRIDDDGEYVVEERDGRLYGRGTADMKGAVAAAMLAFRDSEVPGTSSSPEPSGDGDPAGELVFASFVGEEVGGVGARHAIEEGFAPDYAIVGEGSTGYSSPGTTDVAVAHKGRRGSTIEATGSAAHASEIGEGENAIYRATEAVSIVRNLAESPPGVEIAGEALEGSLTVTEIEGGTAMNVVPDQCTVTIDERTVPGERAPLERVEDVEGVSVRVDQDVPPMRCGDDAFAETVLEAADAAQAETPELVTKPHATDAGWLSEAGTECVICGPAEPGEAHTADESVSVAVLERCSETYRRVAETWLW
- a CDS encoding metal-dependent hydrolase, with protein sequence MPSTIVHAGFALLLAAGLLKGAFDRRALAVLLVIVVLPEADTLLGPWIDGAHRAVLHNLTIPIVAGVWLTWDTRLRARERSWIRRRWGAWGVRVAWVALFVHLFAHVLLDYAHLEGINAFYPLYDTFVRLEGKLYLSSADGIVQTFVEFQTDPTTGETTRDVGAVGTTADTHVANPVELSPEPEPDDPLLVPIAESGWQLYLALSGLFVLVARRFQDRREYEE
- a CDS encoding globin-coupled sensor protein; translated protein: MDPEETFGRGGLNEYVDVAQLVENVGLDDDEIAWRKEFVGFDETDAERLADLEPLLRANSDRIADDFYDNLLAHDSAREIVGRSPKGVEALKETQRDYLVSLAGGEYDRRYFEQRARIGKLHELLDMPLKHYLGQYGVYYDLLLEQLNERIQQQVVDAVEEWAAEQDDAGGLGGLASALGFGGETEQDGLEAGFEATIREAIDDGMMDVLALLRIVNLDMQVAADTYVDAYAQRLERAIERQQRLAKDVETDVQGPIGELHEASQVVAGRAEAISDHTSTQAVAVDDVAAELAEVSAAVEEIASAATEVHQESTRTERLAAAGVDSADETVSELAAIEAATDRAAEAAARLEARTDEIDAALERLEDVTERTSILAKNAKIEASRSTGEGAGPMAVIADEVESFAAQTRTDVEAIEAAVTAVREEADEAAAATEDAAERVDQGTDRVRETIGSLETIHEAASETAASVEDVATATDQQARNVERAANTVDEIADTADRVAAAAESVAAASQEQTASLAAVDETVSRLTDDEDVSAMYAGPVENLER